The following coding sequences lie in one Streptomyces sp. Edi2 genomic window:
- a CDS encoding helix-turn-helix transcriptional regulator: MPRSSNDRVPARYVVEGTWPNAVLAQDAPVSADYGQTLAANLQQAMTTMRYTLRGLAKASGVAHATVSRVLRGEVLPDMGTIARLEAALRVQVFPRPAPRSALHGRMLLVHAELQSLATHDAARLAEAQRSVQECGRHREQALAELASARLRAEVSDRVTRGVAALIAGVTTGELPADRPCPQYRVH; encoded by the coding sequence ATGCCACGAAGCAGCAACGACCGCGTCCCAGCTCGCTACGTCGTGGAGGGGACCTGGCCAAACGCCGTGCTTGCCCAGGATGCGCCCGTCAGCGCGGACTACGGACAGACGTTGGCGGCCAACCTCCAACAGGCCATGACCACGATGCGCTACACACTGCGAGGGCTTGCAAAGGCGTCTGGCGTCGCGCACGCCACGGTCAGCCGTGTCCTACGGGGTGAGGTGCTACCAGACATGGGCACGATCGCCCGGCTGGAAGCCGCTCTCCGCGTGCAGGTGTTTCCGAGGCCGGCGCCACGGTCCGCACTACACGGAAGGATGCTGCTCGTGCACGCTGAACTGCAGAGCCTCGCCACCCATGACGCGGCAAGGCTGGCAGAGGCACAGAGAAGCGTGCAGGAGTGCGGAAGGCACCGCGAGCAGGCCCTTGCCGAACTGGCATCGGCCCGCCTCCGAGCCGAGGTCTCCGACCGTGTTACCCGTGGCGTCGCGGCTCTCATCGCCGGAGTGACCACTGGCGAACTGCCCGCCGACCGACCATGTCCTCAGTATCGTGTCCACTGA